AGGCCAAGGAAGGTGTCACCTACCGCGAGTTTGACGCTATTCCTCGTGAGATTATCAATGCGGCTGGTTATGGAGCCAACTTCACGCACGGGATTGGGCACGGGATTGGTTTGGACATTCACGAATATCCTTACTTTGGAAAATCTGACGAGACTATCAAGGCTGGTATGGTCTTGACGGATGAGCCTGGAATCTATTTGGATGACAAATACGGTGTTCGTATTGAGGATGACTTGTTAATTACGGAGACAGGTTGCGAAGTCTTGACCTTAGCTCCAAAAGAATTGATTGTCATTTGAGAAATCTGTCAGTTTGTGGTAAAATAAAACGAATAAATAAAATTTTAAGAGGTAGTCATTACAATGATTGAAGCAAGTAAACTTAGAGCAGGTATGACCTTCGAAGCGGAAGGTAAGTTGATTAAGGTTTTGGATGCAAGTCACCACAAACCAGGTAAGGGGAACACGATCATGCGTATGAAATTGCGTGATGTGCGTACAGGTTCAACTTTTGACACGACCTACCGTCCAGATGAGAAATTTGAACAAGCTATCATCGAAACCGTCCCAGCTCAATACCTTTACCAAATGGATGACACAGCTTACTTCATGAATACGGAAACCTACGACCAGTATGAAATTCCAGTCGCAACTATTCAAGAAGAATTGCTCTACATCTTGGAAAATTCTGACGTGAAAATCCAATTCTACGGAACGGAAGTAATTGGTGTTACTGTTCCAACTACTGTTGAGTTGGTGGTTGCAGAAACCCAGCCATCTATCAAAGGAGCGACTGTAACAGGTTCAGGTAAGCCAGCAACCATGGAAACCGGTTTGGTTGTAAACGTGCCAGACTTCATCGAAGCAGGTCAAAAACTCGTTATCAACACAGCAGAGGGAACTTACGTATCACGCGCTTAATTGCCCCTCTTAGAAAAGGAGAGCCTATGACAACAGAATACCAAGGCGAAATCGTTATTGCGCCACGCGTTCTTGAAGTAATTACAGGCATTGCAGCAGCAAAAGTTGAGGGGGTCCATTCTCTTCAAAACAAGCGGGTTGCAGATAGCCTGTCAAAATCATCTCTCAACAAGGGTGTCTACCTTCATACAGATGAGGAAGGGCAAGTGACGGCTGATATTTACGTTTACCTGGAGTATGGCGTCAATGTCCCTGCTGTATCAATGGATATCCAGCGAGCTGTCAAGACTGCTGTCTTTAACTATGCAGAGGTGGAGTTGGCTGCGGTTAATATCCACGTCAACGGCATCGTTCCAGATAAGACACCAAAACCAGCCCTGAAAGACTTGTTCGGAGAGGATTTCCTCGATGAAGAATAATAGACATGCCCTGCGGAAGTGCGCTTTGCAGGCGATTGTATCCCTAGAATTTGGCCAAGAGCCTGTCCAGGCTGCTCAATTTTCTTACCTCTATGACCGTGAGGAAGAGACAGAAGGTGTGGAAATTCCTCTCTTTCTCCTCAACTTGGTCAATGGTGTGGCAGCCTATCGAGAAGAATTGGACAAGGAATTGTCTAGCAAGCTCAAGTCTGGCTGGACCCTGGACCGTTTGACCCTGATTGATAAAAATATCATGCGCCTGGGCCTCTTTGAAATCAAACATTTCGAGGAAACACCAGACCGTGTAGCTGTCAATGAGGCCATCGAGCTAGCCAAGGAATTTTCAGACGAGTCATCCGCTAAATTCGTAAACGGCGTATTAAGCCAATTTATCCAAGAAGAAGCCTAATCAGGTTTCTTTTTTTCGTTTCTTTTTGAGTTGGGAAAGGGAGATTACTCTCAGAAAGAATTTAGCCCACCTGACTTAATAAACGCTCAGTTTCGGAAGGATGCCATGAAATGTTCAGAGTTGACTAGTTTGGCTGTCTATGGGATGATACAGGAGAAGTAGAATTTGACAAAAAAGACAAGCATTACACAATACTTGTCTTATATACTAGCTCCGGCGGATAGGCTGACTGGCAAAACGTAGTTCCGTTTATCCAGTTCCTTGCCTTCGATTTTATCAATCAACAAATCCACCATCAATTTGGCGATGTCAGCCAATGGCTGCTTAATGGTTGTCAGCTGCGGGTAATAATTTTCAATGAAATAAGTCCCATCATAGCCAATCAATTTGAGGTCTTGCGGAATAGTCAAATTGAGCGATTGGGCAACGTTCCAGACCAGTATAGCTGTCAAATCGTCTGACACAAAGATGCCGTCGGGGGCGTGCTTTTCCAGAATGGACTTGATTTCCATTTCCTTGCGAATGGGTGTAAAGTCGCTGGCAACGTGATAGACGGTTTCATCTGGTAAGACGGAGAGGAAACCAGACCGTCGCAGACCAGTAGGGGAGTCGGAATTATCATTCCCCGAAATCATGATAGGTCGTTTGCAGCCTGCCTTTTTCAGGGTTTGGGCCGCCAAGACTCCTCCTCCGTGGTTATCAGAAGAGACAACGGGAATAGTAGGAGAGAGATTGCGGTCAAAGGCAATAATTGGGGCGGACACCCGGTCATAGTCCTTGATACCCAGGTTGTGACTGCCCGAGATGATGCCGTCAACCTGATTGGCCGCTAACATCTCTAGATACTCTCTTTCCTTGTCCGATTCATGCTGGCTGTTGCAAATAATGGTCTTATAACCTCGGTTGAAGAGTTGGCTTTCCAGGTGTCCAATCAACTCGGCATAGAAAATATTATTGATAGTAGGGAAGATGAGTCCGACCAACTTGGCCGATTTTCCCTGCAAGCTCCTCGCCAAATTGTTGGGCTTGTAGCCCAATTCCCGCATGGCATCCTGGACTTTTTTGACAGTTTTTTCTGACAAGTAGCCTTTTTTATTGATGACGCGGGACACGGTTGTGGGACTGACGCCAGCTAGGGCAGCAACATCAGTTAGTTTTGCGACCATAATCTAAATGGTAGTAAGTTCCGGTTGGATTGCCACTGGTAATGGCAATGCCATTTTGATCAGCATCAGGGAAGACGCGACCAGAAAATACTTTTTCTCCTTTATTGATGAAAATTTCAAAGACAGACTTGTCTATGAAAATATTGGCAGTAAGCGCTCCAGGCTGAATATCACAAGCGCGACTTGTGCCAAATTCAAGAGCAAATGGCTGACCACAATGTTCGCGGTCCAAGCTAATCTGTCCCTTTTCTGTATCAACTGTCAGCACCAAGCCTTTTTGGTCTGCATTGGCAAAGAGGACGATTTCATGCTTACCATTGGCAGCAAAGTCCAGCTCCAATTCGTAGACATTGTTGGTTTCTTTTTTTGCTGAAAATGGCAGAGCTTCTTGGCGGAGGCTAGTAATGGCTTCGACCGGGTACTGGTAGAGCTTGCCGTCCTTGATAGTCAATTCCTTGACCAGGGACAAGCAGCCCTGGTAATCATAAGTATCCGTAGGATATTCCACATCTGGCAGGGCCAACCAGCTGACAGATAAGGTGCGACCTTCTGGTGCGTTAAATGCCTGTGTTGCATAGCACTCAAAACCGTAGTCAAGGTTGATTAACTCACTCGGTTCTACAATTTTTCCTGTTTCAGGGTCAAATGCCTGGCCAATCTTGTACATATTTGGATAGATGTTGCCGTAGTCCAGAATAGACTTGTCCAGACCCTGTGGGCAGTAGAGCAGGACGGGCTGGTCACCGACGAAGGCAATGTTTGGACATTCCATCATGTAGGCCGTCAGGTCATTTTCAAAATCCAAATCCGCCACATAGGTCCAATTGAGGTAGTCGTTGTTTTTAGCCTTGTAGAGCTTAACAATCCCCTTCAAATCCAGATTTTGTCCACCGACGATGGCGTAATATTGTCCCTTGTAGTTGAAAATCTGTGGGTCACGGAAATGGTCAGTCGTATCCTCTGGCTGCTCAATCAAGACCTTGTCAATCTTCTCGATCTTGCCATCCTTGTCCATGAGGGCGCCAATCTGATAGGTGTGACGTTGCCAATTTTCATCGCGGACATTTCCTGTGTAAAAGAGGAAGAGTTTGTCACCAAACTCCATGGCAGAGCCAGAGTAGGCACCGTGGCTATCGAGTGGCGTATCAGGATACATAATGGTACCTGTTTCTTCAAAGTGCACTAAGTCCGTAGATTCGGTATGAACCCAAGATTTCAAGCCGTGGGCAGCACCGAATGGGAAGTACTGGTAGAAGAGGGTCCATTTTCCATTAAAGTAAGAAAAACCATTAGGGTCATTGAGCAAACCGTGAGGTGTTTCGATGTGGAAGTTAGTTCTCCAAGGTGAGCTTGCAGTATTTTGTTTAATTTTTCCAATGTATTCTGGCGTCCAGTCAGCATAGGCTCTGTAACGCTCTTCAGTTGTAAAGGCCATATTTTCTCCAAAAATCTATACTATTTCATCCTATATAGTAAACGTTTCCTGCTTAAAAATCAAGTTTTTACCGTTATTTTGGATGAATTTATAAAAAAATATGACAAACGTTTGACATATTTCTCAAAAGTGTTATAATAAAAACACTGAAAGGTTTGAAAACACTTTCAAAAAATAAAAAATAAGGAGATTTTGCAAGATGAATAACACACAAATTGCAAAAGAAGTCATCGAAGCCCTCGGTGGACGTGAAAACGTACGTAGCGTAGCTCACTGTGCGACACGCCTCCGTGTTATGGTCGTTGACGAAGGAAAAATTGATAAGGATAAGGCTGAGAACATTGAAAAAGTTCAAGGTGCCTTCTTTAACTCAGGTCAATACCAAATCATCTTTGGTACTGGTACTGTAAATAAAATCTACGATGAAGTCGTAGCACTTGGCTTGCCAACAGCAACAACTGGTGAGCAAAAGGCAGAAGCAGCGAAACAAGGAAATGGTTTCCAACGTGCTATCCGTACTTTCGGTGACGTATTCGTTCCAATCATCCCTGCTATCGTAGCGACTGGTCTCTTCATGGGTCTCCGTGGATTGTTGGCTGCATTTGGCTACACTTTGCCAGAAGATTTGAACGTTTACTCACAAATCTTGACAGATACAGCCTTCATCGTATTGCCAGCCTTGGTAGTATGGTCTACCTTCCGCGTATTCGGTGGTAACCAAACCATCGGTATCGTTCTTGGTATGATGCTGATCGCTGGACAATTGCCAAACGCTTGGGTGGTTGCTAACGGTGGTGATGTTGTACCTCTGAAATTCTTCGGCTTTATCCCAGTCGTTGGTTTGCAAGGTTCCGTTTTGCCAGCCTTCATCATCGGTTTGGTCGGTGCTAAATTTGAAAAAGCAGTCCGTAAGGTTGTTCCAGACGTTCTTGACCTCTTGGTAACGCCATTCATTACACTCTTTGTAATGTCAATCCTCGGTTTGTTTGTCATTGGTCCAGTCTTCCACGTAGTTGAAAACTACATCTTGGCTGGTACTCAAGCAATCTTGCACTTGCCATTTGGTCTTGGTGGTCTCCTTATCGGTGGTGTTCACCAAGTTATCGTCGTATCTGGTGTTCACCATATCTTCAACTTCTTGGAAGCTCAATTGGTAGCCAACACTGGTGCTAACCCATTCAACGCGATTATCACAGCAGCTATGACAGCACAAGGTGCTGCAACAGTAGCGGTTGGTGTGAAAACAAAAAATCCTAAATTGAAAGCTCTTGCTTTCCCAGCAGCTCTTTCTGCCTTCCTTGGTATTACTGAGCCAGCTATCTTCGGTGTTAACTTGCGTTACCGCAAACCATTCCTTCTTTCATTGATTGCAGGTGCAATCGGTGGTGCCTTTGCCTCAATCCTTGGACTTGCTGGTAACGGTATGGGTGTAACCATCATTCCTGGTGCGACACTTTATGTTGGTAACGGCCAATTGTTCCAATACATCCTCATGGTAGCCGTATCATTTGCTCTTGGTTTTGCCTTGACTTACCTCTTCGGATTCGAGGATGAGACTCCAGCACAAGCTGTTGAGACTTCTACTTTGAAAAACGAAGCATCAACAGGTGCAGTTGCTCCAGCAGCGGACCTTGCTGAAGAAACTCTTGTTTCTCCATTGTCAGGTGACGTTGTAGCTCTTGAAAATGTGAACGACCCAGTATTCTCATCAGGTGCTATGGGTAAAGGTTTGGCAGTTAAGCCAACTGAAGGTGTTGTCTATGCTCCGGCGGATGCTGAAGTAACCATCGCTTTTGAAACAGGCCATGCCTACGGTTTGAAAACAGTGACTGGTGCTGAAATCTTGATTCACATCGGTATCGATACAGTTTCTATGAACGGTAACGGATTTGAGAAATTGGTTGCTGCTGGTGACAAGGTAAAAGCTGGTACACCACTTGCTAAATTTGATGCAGCGAAAATCGCTGAAGCAGGTCTTGATGATACAACCATGATCATCGTGACAAACACTGCAGACTTCACAGAAGTAGCTCCACTTGCTGAGGGTACAATCGCTCATGGTGCGGACTTCTTGAAAGTTGTTAAATAATCCGTAAAATAGGCACAGAAAAAGGCGATAAGCCTTTTTCTTCTATTTCTTTCTATGGTATAATAGATTGATAAAAATAATGGAGAAAATCAGATGACAAAATTATACGGTAGCTTGGAAGCTGGTGGTACAAAGTTTGTTTGTGCGGTCGGTGATGAAGATTTCCAAGTCATTGAAAAGACACAGTTTCCGACAACAACGCCCTATGAAACCATTGAGCGTACGGTAGAATTTTTCAAACGCTACGAAGATCGTTTGGCTGGGATTGCTATTGGTTCGTTTGGTCCGATTGATATTGACCAAAACTCACAAACCTATGGCTATATCACTTCAACACCAAAACCTCATTGGTCAAATATTGACTTGCTGGGCTTGATTGCAAAAGAATTTAACATTCCTTTCTACTTTACGACAGATGTAAACTCTTCTGCTTTTGGTGAGACCTTGGTGCGCAAGGGTGTGAAGAGTCTGGTTTATTATACGATTGGTACAGGTATCGGTGCTGGGGCTATTCAAAATGGTGAGTTTGTCGGTGGTCTCGGCCATACCGAAGCAGGCCATACTTACGTTGCACTCCACCCTTACGATGTAAAAAATGAATTCAACGGCGTTTGTCCTTTCCACAATGGCTGTTTGGAAGGTCTGGCAGCTGGTCCTTCCTTGGAAG
The sequence above is a segment of the Streptococcus suis genome. Coding sequences within it:
- a CDS encoding LacI family DNA-binding transcriptional regulator, translated to MVAKLTDVAALAGVSPTTVSRVINKKGYLSEKTVKKVQDAMRELGYKPNNLARSLQGKSAKLVGLIFPTINNIFYAELIGHLESQLFNRGYKTIICNSQHESDKEREYLEMLAANQVDGIISGSHNLGIKDYDRVSAPIIAFDRNLSPTIPVVSSDNHGGGVLAAQTLKKAGCKRPIMISGNDNSDSPTGLRRSGFLSVLPDETVYHVASDFTPIRKEMEIKSILEKHAPDGIFVSDDLTAILVWNVAQSLNLTIPQDLKLIGYDGTYFIENYYPQLTTIKQPLADIAKLMVDLLIDKIEGKELDKRNYVLPVSLSAGASI
- a CDS encoding Asp23/Gls24 family envelope stress response protein — encoded protein: MTTEYQGEIVIAPRVLEVITGIAAAKVEGVHSLQNKRVADSLSKSSLNKGVYLHTDEEGQVTADIYVYLEYGVNVPAVSMDIQRAVKTAVFNYAEVELAAVNIHVNGIVPDKTPKPALKDLFGEDFLDEE
- a CDS encoding sucrose-specific PTS transporter subunit IIBC, producing the protein MNNTQIAKEVIEALGGRENVRSVAHCATRLRVMVVDEGKIDKDKAENIEKVQGAFFNSGQYQIIFGTGTVNKIYDEVVALGLPTATTGEQKAEAAKQGNGFQRAIRTFGDVFVPIIPAIVATGLFMGLRGLLAAFGYTLPEDLNVYSQILTDTAFIVLPALVVWSTFRVFGGNQTIGIVLGMMLIAGQLPNAWVVANGGDVVPLKFFGFIPVVGLQGSVLPAFIIGLVGAKFEKAVRKVVPDVLDLLVTPFITLFVMSILGLFVIGPVFHVVENYILAGTQAILHLPFGLGGLLIGGVHQVIVVSGVHHIFNFLEAQLVANTGANPFNAIITAAMTAQGAATVAVGVKTKNPKLKALAFPAALSAFLGITEPAIFGVNLRYRKPFLLSLIAGAIGGAFASILGLAGNGMGVTIIPGATLYVGNGQLFQYILMVAVSFALGFALTYLFGFEDETPAQAVETSTLKNEASTGAVAPAADLAEETLVSPLSGDVVALENVNDPVFSSGAMGKGLAVKPTEGVVYAPADAEVTIAFETGHAYGLKTVTGAEILIHIGIDTVSMNGNGFEKLVAAGDKVKAGTPLAKFDAAKIAEAGLDDTTMIIVTNTADFTEVAPLAEGTIAHGADFLKVVK
- the nusB gene encoding transcription antitermination factor NusB; this translates as MKNNRHALRKCALQAIVSLEFGQEPVQAAQFSYLYDREEETEGVEIPLFLLNLVNGVAAYREELDKELSSKLKSGWTLDRLTLIDKNIMRLGLFEIKHFEETPDRVAVNEAIELAKEFSDESSAKFVNGVLSQFIQEEA
- a CDS encoding sucrose-6-phosphate hydrolase; the encoded protein is MAFTTEERYRAYADWTPEYIGKIKQNTASSPWRTNFHIETPHGLLNDPNGFSYFNGKWTLFYQYFPFGAAHGLKSWVHTESTDLVHFEETGTIMYPDTPLDSHGAYSGSAMEFGDKLFLFYTGNVRDENWQRHTYQIGALMDKDGKIEKIDKVLIEQPEDTTDHFRDPQIFNYKGQYYAIVGGQNLDLKGIVKLYKAKNNDYLNWTYVADLDFENDLTAYMMECPNIAFVGDQPVLLYCPQGLDKSILDYGNIYPNMYKIGQAFDPETGKIVEPSELINLDYGFECYATQAFNAPEGRTLSVSWLALPDVEYPTDTYDYQGCLSLVKELTIKDGKLYQYPVEAITSLRQEALPFSAKKETNNVYELELDFAANGKHEIVLFANADQKGLVLTVDTEKGQISLDREHCGQPFALEFGTSRACDIQPGALTANIFIDKSVFEIFINKGEKVFSGRVFPDADQNGIAITSGNPTGTYYHLDYGRKTN
- a CDS encoding ROK family protein, whose protein sequence is MTKLYGSLEAGGTKFVCAVGDEDFQVIEKTQFPTTTPYETIERTVEFFKRYEDRLAGIAIGSFGPIDIDQNSQTYGYITSTPKPHWSNIDLLGLIAKEFNIPFYFTTDVNSSAFGETLVRKGVKSLVYYTIGTGIGAGAIQNGEFVGGLGHTEAGHTYVALHPYDVKNEFNGVCPFHNGCLEGLAAGPSLEGRTGIRGELIELNSDVWDVQAYYIAQAAVQATLLYRPQVIVFGGGVMAQEHMLNRVREKFTGLMNDYLPTPDVKDYIVTPAVAENGSATLGNFALAKKVAEK
- the efp gene encoding elongation factor P; translation: MIEASKLRAGMTFEAEGKLIKVLDASHHKPGKGNTIMRMKLRDVRTGSTFDTTYRPDEKFEQAIIETVPAQYLYQMDDTAYFMNTETYDQYEIPVATIQEELLYILENSDVKIQFYGTEVIGVTVPTTVELVVAETQPSIKGATVTGSGKPATMETGLVVNVPDFIEAGQKLVINTAEGTYVSRA